Proteins from a genomic interval of Merismopedia glauca CCAP 1448/3:
- a CDS encoding nucleotidyltransferase domain-containing protein — protein MLKLSVAPIPTMPPVTEEIIAEITQSLVTELNPEEIVLFGSYAWGQPNEYSDIDLCVIVPDGIAGFNRVEWGIRGLNAVFDIYANVDIVVMPRSLMDSFKKVPASLHRKIADQGILLYGSGKTYSGHLLAQKST, from the coding sequence ATGCTAAAGCTAAGTGTAGCGCCAATTCCTACCATGCCCCCTGTAACTGAAGAAATCATCGCAGAAATCACCCAGAGTCTAGTAACCGAACTGAATCCCGAAGAGATCGTACTATTCGGCTCTTATGCATGGGGTCAGCCCAATGAATACAGCGATATCGATTTGTGCGTCATAGTCCCCGATGGAATTGCTGGGTTTAATCGGGTTGAGTGGGGGATTCGGGGATTAAATGCCGTTTTTGACATTTATGCCAATGTCGATATTGTAGTCATGCCTCGTTCGTTAATGGACAGTTTCAAGAAAGTTCCAGCTTCATTACATCGAAAAATAGCAGACCAAGGAATATTGCTTTATGGATCTGGAAAAACGTACTCTGGTCATCTTTTGGCTCAAAAAAGCACATAA